A stretch of Roseofilum casamattae BLCC-M143 DNA encodes these proteins:
- a CDS encoding TIGR00297 family protein yields MNLLHNTWIVAVILNTALLAIAAFAPKKLLTPAGIVHAWILGVLIWGSLGWPGYLVVGFYFVVGSGVTRVGLAEKEAEGIAEKRSGARGPENVWGSALVGALCALGVLWLQIQGTSPTLVSWLCVGYVASFSTKLSDTCASEIGKAYGKRTFLITTLQPVARGTEGAVSLEGTVAGIFASIAIALVGCVVGLIHPLGLLYCVIAAFVATNIESWIGATLQPKFAWLTNEMVNGINTAIGAAIAIFLAIVYY; encoded by the coding sequence ATGAATCTACTCCATAATACTTGGATCGTAGCAGTTATTCTGAATACTGCACTGCTCGCGATCGCGGCCTTCGCGCCGAAAAAATTGTTAACTCCAGCCGGAATAGTTCATGCTTGGATTTTGGGCGTGTTAATTTGGGGTAGCTTGGGATGGCCGGGTTATCTGGTAGTTGGGTTTTATTTTGTCGTTGGCTCGGGAGTTACGCGCGTTGGGTTAGCGGAAAAGGAAGCTGAAGGGATTGCCGAAAAGCGATCGGGAGCTAGGGGACCGGAAAATGTTTGGGGGTCTGCTTTGGTCGGCGCTCTCTGTGCTTTGGGAGTATTGTGGCTGCAGATCCAGGGAACTTCTCCCACATTGGTTTCTTGGCTCTGCGTCGGCTATGTTGCGAGCTTCAGTACTAAGTTATCCGATACTTGCGCTTCCGAAATTGGTAAAGCCTATGGCAAACGTACCTTTCTAATTACCACGCTGCAACCGGTGGCACGAGGCACGGAAGGAGCGGTAAGTTTGGAAGGAACCGTCGCCGGTATTTTTGCTTCTATTGCGATCGCTCTCGTCGGTTGTGTTGTCGGTCTCATCCACCCTCTAGGTTTGCTCTATTGCGTTATCGCGGCGTTTGTGGCAACCAATATCGAAAGTTGGATTGGAGCGACCTTACAGCCCAAATTTGCTTGGCTGACGAATGAAATGGTGAACGGGATTAACACGGCGATTGGAGCGGCGATCGCCATTTTCCTCGCGATCGTTTATTATTGA
- a CDS encoding NAD(P)H dehydrogenase subunit NdhS — MILPGVAVRVKNTGDTYYGFTGQVQRVTDGKAAVLFEGGNWDKLVTFRLAELEIVDPTMG; from the coding sequence ATGATTTTACCGGGTGTAGCCGTTCGGGTAAAAAATACGGGAGATACTTATTATGGGTTTACCGGACAAGTCCAACGGGTAACCGATGGTAAGGCTGCGGTTCTGTTTGAGGGCGGTAACTGGGACAAGTTAGTCACGTTTCGCTTAGCCGAACTGGAAATTGTCGATCCAACCATGGGTTAA